A genomic window from Camelus ferus isolate YT-003-E chromosome X, BCGSAC_Cfer_1.0, whole genome shotgun sequence includes:
- the SRPX2 gene encoding sushi repeat-containing protein SRPX2 isoform X1 translates to MAIQLTRRGALCLLLFLTPVVTPTWYAGSGYYPDESYNEVYAEEIPQAPALDYRAYFSSIATVPRWCYTLNIQDGEATCYSPRGGNYHSSLGTRCELSCDRGFRLIGRRSVQCLPSRRWSGTAYCRQMRCHALPFITSGTYTCTNGVLLDSRCDYSCSTGYHLEGDRSRICMEDGRWSGGEPVCVDIDPPKIRCPHSREKMAEPEKLTARVYWDPPVVKDSADGTITRVTLRGPEPGSQFPEGEHVIRYTAYDRAYNRASCKFIVKVQVRRCPTLKPPQHGYLTCTSSGDNYGATCEYHCDGGYERQGTPSRVCQSSRQWSGSPPICTPMKINVNVNSAAGLLDQFYEKRRLLIISAPDPSNRYYKMQLTMLQQSTCGLDLRHVTIIELVGQPPQEVGRIRELQLSANLIEELRQFQRLTPSYFNMVLIDKQGIDRERYMEPVTPEEIFTFIDDYLLSNQELTQRREQRDMCE, encoded by the exons ATGGCCATTCAACTAACTCGAAGAGGAGCTCTGTGTCTGCTGCTCTTCCTCACTCCAGTAGTGACACCAACGTGGTACGCAG GTTCGGGCTACTACCCAGATGAAAGCTATAATGAAGTATATGCTGAAGAAATCCCGCAGGCCCCCGCCCTAGACTACCGAG CTTACTTTTCTTCTATTGCTACAGTCCCCCGATGGTGTTATACATTAAATATCCAGGATGGAGAAGCCACGTGCTACTCACCGAGAGGAGGAAATTATCACAGCAGCCTGGGCACTCGTTGCGAGCTCTCCTGTGACCGGGGCTTTCGACTGATTGGACGGAGGTCGGTGCAATGCCTGCCAAGCCGCCGTTGGTCTGGAACTGCCTACTGCAGGC AAATGAGATGCCACGCACTGCCATTCATCACGAGTGGCACCTACACGTGCACAAACGGGGTGCTTCTTGACTCCCGCTGTGACTACAGCTGTTCCACTGGCTACCACCTAGAAGGTGACCGCAGCCGAATCTGCATGGAGGACGGGCGATGGAGCGGAGGCGAGCCTGTATGTGTAG ACATAGATCCTCCCAAGATCCGTTGTCCTCACTCACgtgagaagatggcagagccaGAGAAGCTGACTGCTCGTGTATACTGGGACCCACCCGTGGTGAAAGATTCTGCTGATGGGACCATCACCAG GGTGACACTTCGAGGCCCTGAGCCTGGCTCTCAGTTTCCCGAAGGTGAGCACGTGATTCGTTACACTGCCTATGACCGAGCCTACAACCGCGCCAGCTGCAAGTTCATTGTAAAAGTACAAG TGAGACGCTGCCCAACTCTGAAACCACCACAGCATGGCTACCTCACCTGCACCTCATCGGGGGACAACTATGGTGCCACCTGTGAATACCACTGTGATGGAGGTTATGAGCGCCAAGGGACCCCCTCCCGGGTCTGCCAGTCCAGCCGCCAGTGGTCAGGATCACCACCCATCTGTACTC CTATGAAGATTAACGTCAATGTCAACTCGGCTGCTGGCCTTCTGGATCAGTTCTATGAGAAACGGCGACTCCTCATCATCTCAGCTCCTGATCCCTCCAACCGATATTATAAAATGCAGCTCACTATGCTACAG caaTCTACCTGCGGACTGGACCTGCGGCACGTGACCATCATCGAGCTGGTGGGGCAGCCACCTCAGGAGGTGGGACGCATCCGGGAGCTACAGCTGTCAGCCAACCTCATCGAGGAGCTCAG GCAGTTTCAGCGCCTCACTCCCTCCTACTTCAACATGGTGTTGATTGACAAGCAGGGAATTGACCGGGAACGCTACATGGAACCTGTCACCCCCGAGGAGATCTTCACATTCATTGATGACTATCTACTGAGCAACCAGGAGCTGACCCAGCGCCGGGAGCAAAGGGACATGTGCGAGTGA
- the SRPX2 gene encoding sushi repeat-containing protein SRPX2 isoform X2 — MAIQLTRRGALCLLLFLTPVVTPTWYAGSGYYPDESYNEVYAEEIPQAPALDYRVPRWCYTLNIQDGEATCYSPRGGNYHSSLGTRCELSCDRGFRLIGRRSVQCLPSRRWSGTAYCRQMRCHALPFITSGTYTCTNGVLLDSRCDYSCSTGYHLEGDRSRICMEDGRWSGGEPVCVDIDPPKIRCPHSREKMAEPEKLTARVYWDPPVVKDSADGTITRVTLRGPEPGSQFPEGEHVIRYTAYDRAYNRASCKFIVKVQVRRCPTLKPPQHGYLTCTSSGDNYGATCEYHCDGGYERQGTPSRVCQSSRQWSGSPPICTPMKINVNVNSAAGLLDQFYEKRRLLIISAPDPSNRYYKMQLTMLQQSTCGLDLRHVTIIELVGQPPQEVGRIRELQLSANLIEELRQFQRLTPSYFNMVLIDKQGIDRERYMEPVTPEEIFTFIDDYLLSNQELTQRREQRDMCE; from the exons ATGGCCATTCAACTAACTCGAAGAGGAGCTCTGTGTCTGCTGCTCTTCCTCACTCCAGTAGTGACACCAACGTGGTACGCAG GTTCGGGCTACTACCCAGATGAAAGCTATAATGAAGTATATGCTGAAGAAATCCCGCAGGCCCCCGCCCTAGACTACCGAG TCCCCCGATGGTGTTATACATTAAATATCCAGGATGGAGAAGCCACGTGCTACTCACCGAGAGGAGGAAATTATCACAGCAGCCTGGGCACTCGTTGCGAGCTCTCCTGTGACCGGGGCTTTCGACTGATTGGACGGAGGTCGGTGCAATGCCTGCCAAGCCGCCGTTGGTCTGGAACTGCCTACTGCAGGC AAATGAGATGCCACGCACTGCCATTCATCACGAGTGGCACCTACACGTGCACAAACGGGGTGCTTCTTGACTCCCGCTGTGACTACAGCTGTTCCACTGGCTACCACCTAGAAGGTGACCGCAGCCGAATCTGCATGGAGGACGGGCGATGGAGCGGAGGCGAGCCTGTATGTGTAG ACATAGATCCTCCCAAGATCCGTTGTCCTCACTCACgtgagaagatggcagagccaGAGAAGCTGACTGCTCGTGTATACTGGGACCCACCCGTGGTGAAAGATTCTGCTGATGGGACCATCACCAG GGTGACACTTCGAGGCCCTGAGCCTGGCTCTCAGTTTCCCGAAGGTGAGCACGTGATTCGTTACACTGCCTATGACCGAGCCTACAACCGCGCCAGCTGCAAGTTCATTGTAAAAGTACAAG TGAGACGCTGCCCAACTCTGAAACCACCACAGCATGGCTACCTCACCTGCACCTCATCGGGGGACAACTATGGTGCCACCTGTGAATACCACTGTGATGGAGGTTATGAGCGCCAAGGGACCCCCTCCCGGGTCTGCCAGTCCAGCCGCCAGTGGTCAGGATCACCACCCATCTGTACTC CTATGAAGATTAACGTCAATGTCAACTCGGCTGCTGGCCTTCTGGATCAGTTCTATGAGAAACGGCGACTCCTCATCATCTCAGCTCCTGATCCCTCCAACCGATATTATAAAATGCAGCTCACTATGCTACAG caaTCTACCTGCGGACTGGACCTGCGGCACGTGACCATCATCGAGCTGGTGGGGCAGCCACCTCAGGAGGTGGGACGCATCCGGGAGCTACAGCTGTCAGCCAACCTCATCGAGGAGCTCAG GCAGTTTCAGCGCCTCACTCCCTCCTACTTCAACATGGTGTTGATTGACAAGCAGGGAATTGACCGGGAACGCTACATGGAACCTGTCACCCCCGAGGAGATCTTCACATTCATTGATGACTATCTACTGAGCAACCAGGAGCTGACCCAGCGCCGGGAGCAAAGGGACATGTGCGAGTGA